One window of Leptospira barantonii genomic DNA carries:
- a CDS encoding glycerophosphodiester phosphodiesterase, with amino-acid sequence MSSKFKVRFLLETTFLFVFCIAVHSCSSAPIVNKPLDGSLDLQGHRGARGLKPENTWPAFEEAVRYGMTTLELDTVLTKDRKIVIHHDSETNPTICQKKDGTQITSTSLYELTLAELKQLDCGTKKNPKYPEQVPVPGTELITIEEFFTLVADLERKNPKQPRLRFNIETKFPNDDKANLPADKVRDHVSLLVQAVEKAKVVERTTIQSFYVPALPIVKEKNPKIKTSALFSLTYFQGAMMKLGFGNGTRQNALEKTLEVKADIISPYFLYVTKEFVQEVHSKKISVIPWTVNDSEEMKRLIEAGVDGIISDYPDRLIQVIQK; translated from the coding sequence ATGAGTTCAAAATTCAAAGTTAGATTTCTTTTAGAGACAACGTTCTTATTCGTTTTTTGTATCGCGGTTCATTCGTGTTCCAGCGCGCCGATCGTAAACAAACCCTTGGATGGAAGTTTGGATTTGCAAGGTCATCGAGGAGCAAGGGGTTTAAAACCTGAGAATACTTGGCCCGCGTTTGAAGAAGCCGTTCGATACGGGATGACCACATTGGAGTTGGATACCGTTTTGACAAAAGATCGTAAAATCGTAATTCATCACGATTCCGAAACCAATCCTACGATCTGCCAAAAGAAAGACGGAACTCAAATCACGTCGACTTCCTTATACGAACTTACCTTGGCGGAATTGAAACAACTCGATTGTGGAACCAAAAAAAATCCGAAGTATCCGGAACAGGTTCCCGTTCCAGGCACGGAGCTGATCACGATCGAAGAATTTTTTACGCTCGTCGCCGATTTGGAAAGGAAAAATCCGAAACAACCTAGGTTGAGATTCAACATTGAAACGAAGTTTCCAAACGACGATAAGGCAAACCTTCCCGCGGACAAAGTAAGGGATCACGTAAGTTTATTGGTACAAGCGGTTGAAAAAGCGAAGGTCGTCGAGCGAACTACGATTCAATCGTTTTACGTTCCGGCGTTGCCGATCGTAAAAGAAAAAAATCCGAAGATTAAGACGAGCGCACTTTTTTCCTTAACGTATTTTCAAGGTGCGATGATGAAACTCGGATTCGGAAACGGAACGCGTCAAAACGCTCTCGAAAAAACCTTGGAAGTAAAGGCGGATATCATTTCTCCTTATTTCCTATACGTAACGAAAGAATTCGTGCAGGAAGTTCATTCCAAAAAAATTTCCGTGATTCCCTGGACCGTAAACGATTCGGAAGAAATGAAACGATTGATCGAAGCGGGAGTGGATGGAATTATTAGCGATTATCCCGATCGATTGATCCAGGTTATTCAAAAATAA
- a CDS encoding GlcG/HbpS family heme-binding protein, with amino-acid sequence MYTRLWIVAAVCIFLINPRSVMSQSQPVFPDYGNPIRLDLAKKIVLKAQAEAKKNGWKMVISVVDSGGNLILLERMDGAQFGSIDISQGKAKCANNFRRPTKAMEDSVAAGGMGLRILGLPGVYPLEGGELILIDGKIAGAIGVSGGTSAQDGQVARNGLEALKE; translated from the coding sequence ATGTACACAAGATTGTGGATCGTCGCGGCGGTTTGTATCTTTCTGATAAACCCAAGGAGTGTTATGAGTCAAAGTCAACCGGTCTTCCCGGATTACGGAAACCCGATCCGTTTGGATCTGGCAAAGAAGATCGTTCTCAAAGCGCAAGCGGAAGCAAAGAAGAACGGATGGAAGATGGTGATCTCCGTAGTAGATTCCGGGGGAAACTTGATTCTTTTGGAAAGAATGGACGGAGCTCAATTCGGTTCCATCGACATTTCGCAGGGAAAAGCGAAATGTGCGAACAACTTCCGAAGACCGACTAAGGCGATGGAAGATTCCGTTGCGGCCGGAGGAATGGGACTCAGAATCCTCGGACTTCCCGGAGTATATCCTCTGGAAGGTGGAGAATTGATTTTAATCGACGGAAAGATCGCGGGAGCGATCGGAGTTTCCGGCGGAACTTCGGCTCAAGACGGACAAGTCGCACGAAACGGCTTGGAAGCTCTGAAAGAATAA
- a CDS encoding GFA family protein: protein MSLKKYTGSCHCGKVSYEVDLDLSQGTGKCNCSFCSKVRNWSATVKPEAFRLITGKDELGSYQFGTKSATHKFCKNCGVRTFTEGYIEEIGGSFVSVSLATLNDLEISDLVTAPLWYADGLHNNWREQPAEIRHL, encoded by the coding sequence ATGTCTTTGAAAAAATATACCGGAAGTTGTCATTGCGGTAAAGTAAGTTACGAGGTCGATTTGGATCTTTCTCAAGGAACGGGGAAATGTAATTGTTCCTTTTGTTCCAAAGTAAGAAATTGGAGCGCTACGGTAAAACCGGAAGCCTTTCGATTGATTACCGGAAAAGATGAACTGGGAAGTTATCAATTCGGAACGAAAAGTGCGACCCACAAATTCTGTAAGAATTGCGGTGTGAGAACGTTTACCGAAGGTTATATCGAGGAAATCGGCGGTAGTTTTGTGAGCGTTAGTTTGGCGACCTTGAACGATTTGGAAATTTCGGACTTGGTTACCGCGCCTCTTTGGTATGCGGACGGTCTTCATAACAACTGGAGAGAACAACCTGCAGAGATACGACATCTCTGA
- a CDS encoding helix-turn-helix domain-containing protein, producing the protein MNEKKDKPRGVLKNTNTQIHSEHARYLPSERLQSLIEHHWTVRWDLRGKEPYLAQTLPHPSIHIVFEKGQSRIQGIIEGKFSHLLEDEGFVWGIKFKPGAFYPFFQKPIRTLTNRSIPIESVFSVDVSKLEHSILSAKDNDQRIEITESILFERLPEIDTNIPWIQEVVQLILDQKEILRAEDVAQKVGVNLRTLQRLFSRYVGVTPKWVIQRYRLHEAAERLENGENVDGSGLALDLGYFDQAHFIKDFKSMIGISPEKYSKNLKFKN; encoded by the coding sequence ATGAATGAAAAAAAAGACAAACCAAGAGGAGTATTAAAGAATACGAATACCCAAATTCACTCGGAACACGCGCGTTATCTCCCGAGTGAACGTCTTCAATCTTTGATCGAACATCACTGGACGGTTCGTTGGGATCTGAGAGGAAAAGAACCGTATCTTGCGCAAACCCTCCCGCATCCGAGCATACATATCGTTTTTGAAAAAGGCCAATCCAGAATCCAAGGAATCATCGAAGGAAAATTCTCCCATCTTCTCGAAGACGAGGGTTTTGTCTGGGGAATCAAATTCAAACCCGGAGCGTTCTATCCGTTTTTTCAAAAACCAATTCGCACCCTTACCAATCGTTCCATACCGATCGAATCCGTTTTCTCGGTGGACGTTTCCAAACTTGAACATTCCATTCTCAGCGCGAAAGATAACGACCAAAGGATCGAAATCACTGAGTCGATTCTGTTCGAAAGACTTCCTGAAATCGACACGAACATACCTTGGATTCAAGAAGTGGTTCAACTCATTCTGGATCAAAAAGAAATTCTACGCGCGGAAGACGTAGCTCAAAAAGTCGGAGTGAACCTGAGAACGTTACAACGTCTGTTCAGTCGTTACGTGGGGGTCACACCGAAGTGGGTGATTCAAAGATACAGATTGCACGAGGCCGCGGAACGATTGGAAAACGGGGAGAATGTGGACGGTAGCGGACTTGCGCTCGACTTGGGTTATTTCGATCAGGCGCATTTTATCAAGGACTTCAAGTCCATGATCGGAATCTCTCCCGAAAAATATTCAAAAAATCTAAAGTTTAAGAAT